GTCGGAATGGTGATCGACTCGATGCGCGGGGCGAATTCGCCGACGCTGTCGCGGCTGGCGGTCAGGGCCTTGGCCATTTCGCCCAGGATGTGCTCGCGACCGCCCTTGGCCTGACCGAGAGCGACCTTCATGATCTCTTCGGTGATGCCGGCGATCTTGATGTCCATCTGGAGCGAGGTGACGCCGTCGGCGGTGCCCGCAACCTTGAAGTCCATGTCGCCCAGGTGATCTTCGTCACCCAGGATGTCCGAAAGCACCGCATAGCGGTCGCCTTCGAGGATCAGGCCCATGGCGATGCCGGCGACCGGCTTCTTCATGGGCACGCCCGCATCCATCAGCGCCAGCGAGGTGCCGCAGACGGTGGCCATCGAGGAGGAGCCGTTCGACTCGGTGATCTCGGAGACCACGCGGATCGTGTACGGGAACTCTTCGGACTTCGGACGGATCGGGTTGATGGCGCGCCAGGCGAGCTTGCCGTGGCCGATTTCGCGGCGGCCGGGCGAACCCATGCGGCCGGTCTCGCCGACCGAATAGGGCGGGAAGTTGTAGTGCAGCATGAAGTTCACCTTCTCGGTGCCTTCAAGGCTGTCCACGAACTGCTCGTCGTCGCCCGTGCCCAGGGTCGCAACGACCAGGGCCTGGGTTTCGCCACGGGTGAAGAGGGCCGAGCCGTGCGTACGCGGCAGGATTCCGACTTCGGCGACGATCGGGCGGACGGTGACCAGGTCACGGCCGTCGATGCGCTTGCCGGTGTCCAGGATATTCCAGCGGACGATCTTGGCCTGGAGGTTATGGATGACCTCGCCGAGAGCTTCTGCCGAAACGGTGCCGTCTTCGATGGCCTGGGCGAAGTGTTCCTTCACCTTGGCCTTGGCGGCGTCGACCGCTGCGTAGCGATCTTCCTTCTTGGTGATCTGGTAGGCGGCGCGCAGGTCGGTCTCGGCAACAGCCAGAACGTCCTTCTCGAGCGCCGAATAATCGGGCGCGGTGAAGTCGCGCGGATCCTTGGCGGCAAGCTCGGCCAGCTTGATGATGGCCTCGATGACCTTGCGCGAGGCTTCGTGGCCGAACATGACGGCCCCGAGCATCACTTCCTCGGAAAGCTCCTGGGCTTCCGATTCAACCATCAGCACGGCGTCGGCAGTGCCGGCCATGACGAGGTCGAGCTTGGAATCGACGCGCTTGTCGATTGCGGTGTTGAGGACGTACTGGCCGTCGATATAGCCGACGCGCGCGGCGCCGATCGGGCCCATGAACGGCACGCCCGAAATGGTCAGGGCCGCGGAGGCTGCAACCATGGCCAGGATGTCCGGCTCGTTTTCCATGTCGTGCTGGAGAACGGTGACGATGACCTGGGTCTCGTTCTTGTAGCCATCGGGGAAGAGCGGACGGATCGGACGGTCGATCAGGCGCGAGGTCAGCGTCTCGTTTTCGGTCGGACGGCCTTCACGCTTGAAGTAGCCGCCCGGGATCTTGCCGGCGGCGAAGTACTTTTCCTGGTAGTTGACGGTCAGCGGGAAGAAGTCCTGGCCGGGCTTGGCGGACTTGGCCGACACGACAGTGGCCAGCACCACGGTCTCGCCCAGGGTCGCCATGACGGCGCCGTCGGCCTGGCGGGCAACCTTGCCCGTCTCGAGCGTCAGCGGCTGACCACCCCAGTTGAGTTCCACTTTGTGGGTATTAAAGAACATGTCTTGTCTTTCCTTGTGCCGGAAGCCCTTTGAGGCGCGGTGCGTAGGACCGCTGGGGACATATCCGGTGCACCCCGCCGGCCGCACCCCATGTGCAGGACCAGCCCCAAGGCGCCTATTTCCGCTCCGGCCGGCAGGGCGCGGCCCGAAAGGGCAACCCAACGCCTCGCCGCTTTGTCCTGGCGGAACATGGACAAGACAATGAGCAGCTCACCTCGAAGGGTGACGTATGAGCGGCCGATAATCCTGCCATGCTCCGTCAAATACCGGACTACGCATGACCCGCCCGAAGGGCGGAAACGGCATGGGAGCCTGGCCCCCATGCCAAAGTTCGTCGCGCCAAATTAGCGGCGCAGGCCGAGCCGTTCGATCAGGCTCTTGTAGCGGGCTTCATCGACGTTCTTGACGTAGTCAAGCAGACGGCGACGGAGCGAAACGAGCTTCAGCAGACCGCGGCGGGAATGGTTGTCCTTGCCGTGGGTCTTGAAGTGTTCGGTGAGGTTGGCAATGCGCTCGGAGAGGATGGCAACCTGGACTTCGGGCGAACCCGTGTCGTCCTTCTTGGTCGCATATTCCTTGATCAGAGCGGCCTTGCGCTCAGCAGTAATCGACATCGTGTGATCCTTTACTCTTAGGATTTTGGGACGCTCGCTGCCGGGATGTCGTCCAGGAGGAGCCGCTAAAAGACGAGCCGAGCCCCCGAAGGGACTTTGCCGCTTGCGGGGCATATAGGGGAAAAGCGCCGCCAATACCAGCCAAATCTCGAAGACGTCAGGCGGCGGGCGGCTCGGCGGTACTCTCCTCGCTCTCCTCGCGACGCCGGGGCGCAAGCTGCTCGTCGGGCCGGCGGTTGGGGTTGAGGGCTTCCAGCGGGATGAGGAAGCGCCACTCGATGCCGTCGCGATGGAGGGTACGCGTGACCTCGGCGCCGAGCGAGCCGCCGACCATGGAATTGAGGACGGTGGTGCCGAAGCCGGTGCGCGTCGAACGGCGACGGCGGGCCTTGACCCTTTCGCGCCAATTGAGATCGACGACATCGCCGCTGATGGTCCAGGAAACTTCGAGCTGGCCGGAATCGTCGGCGAAGGCGCCGTATTTTACGGCATTGGTGGCAAGTTCATGGGCGGCCATGCCCACGATCTGGGAGGCCTGGGTATTGAGCATGAGCGGCGGGCCCTCGATGGTGACACGCGTCGGGTCCTGCGGCTTGAAGGGCTCGATCTGGCCGACGAGGATGTCCTTGAGATTGACGCCCACCATGCCGGAGGCGAGGAGCAGGTCGGTCGAGCGGGCGAGGCCGAAGATGCGACGCTCGAAGGCGGAGACGAACTGGCTGACCGAGGTGGCATTGCGCGCGGTCTGCTTGGCCATGGCGGCGATGACGGTCATCTGGTTCTTGGAGCGGTGCGCCAGCTCGCGCATGAGGAAGCGCACTTCGTTCTCGGCCTTGCGACGCTGGC
The sequence above is a segment of the Paradevosia shaoguanensis genome. Coding sequences within it:
- the pnp gene encoding polyribonucleotide nucleotidyltransferase, coding for MFFNTHKVELNWGGQPLTLETGKVARQADGAVMATLGETVVLATVVSAKSAKPGQDFFPLTVNYQEKYFAAGKIPGGYFKREGRPTENETLTSRLIDRPIRPLFPDGYKNETQVIVTVLQHDMENEPDILAMVAASAALTISGVPFMGPIGAARVGYIDGQYVLNTAIDKRVDSKLDLVMAGTADAVLMVESEAQELSEEVMLGAVMFGHEASRKVIEAIIKLAELAAKDPRDFTAPDYSALEKDVLAVAETDLRAAYQITKKEDRYAAVDAAKAKVKEHFAQAIEDGTVSAEALGEVIHNLQAKIVRWNILDTGKRIDGRDLVTVRPIVAEVGILPRTHGSALFTRGETQALVVATLGTGDDEQFVDSLEGTEKVNFMLHYNFPPYSVGETGRMGSPGRREIGHGKLAWRAINPIRPKSEEFPYTIRVVSEITESNGSSSMATVCGTSLALMDAGVPMKKPVAGIAMGLILEGDRYAVLSDILGDEDHLGDMDFKVAGTADGVTSLQMDIKIAGITEEIMKVALGQAKGGREHILGEMAKALTASRDSVGEFAPRIESITIPTDKIREVIGSGGKVIREIVEKTGAKVDINDDGTVKVSSSDGKAIDAAIKWIRSITDEPEVGHIYQGTVVKTADFGAFVNFFGAKDGLVHISQLAEARVAKTTDVVKEGDKVWVKLLGFDERGKVRLSMKVVDQATGKEIAKEETPAAE
- the rpsO gene encoding 30S ribosomal protein S15, which codes for MSITAERKAALIKEYATKKDDTGSPEVQVAILSERIANLTEHFKTHGKDNHSRRGLLKLVSLRRRLLDYVKNVDEARYKSLIERLGLRR